In the genome of Planococcus donghaensis, the window AGCTTGGTGGCGATAAAGGTGAGATAAATCGCTGATAAAAGCGGAATGTTTTTAGTAAGGCTGTTTTCAAAATGGTTCAGCTCTTTTCGTCAAATTACTTTATATGTTTATTGTAGGGGCAGGAGAGGTATAAATAAAGTATAAGAACTTATCAAACCGTATGGAGAGTGATTGGAAATGTCAAACGAATTAAACCACGAATTAAACGTGCAAGTGGCTACATGGTCTGTTGCTTACACAAAATTACATAATTTTCATTGGTACGTGAAAGGGCCCTCGTTCTTTACGTTGCATGTGAAATTTGAAGAATTGTATAACGAAGCAACGTTACACATGGATGAAATTGCAGAACGTTTACTTGCGCTAGGTGGAAAACCAGTGGCAACGATGAAAGAGCAGTTAGAGCTTTCTGTAGTAGAAGAAGCTAGCAGCAAAGAGTCGGCAGAAGAGATGGTCGATATTTTAGTAAGCGATTATGACAAAATCATGAAATCCTTGAAAAAAGGCATGCGCTTAGCTGCGGAAGATGGTGATGACATGACAGAAGACATGTTTAATGCTCTTCACCAAAACCTTGAAAAACATTCTTGGATGTTATCAGCATTTTTGGGCGAAAAGAAGTAAAATAAGATTATACAAACGTACACTGATTTTTAGTGTACGTTTTTCTTATGGCAACGGGGTGAAGAAATGCAGTATCAAGATCTGAATGGCTATTCGTGCGAATTAACATTTGAAAAAGACCGATTTTCAATTGAAAGCAAACATGTGTTAGTGATCTGTTGCTATAAGGGAAACTGGGTTTTGACGCGACACAATAAACGCGGTCTAGAGTTTCCGGGCGGTAAAGTAGAGTCAGGCGAAAGTTTACAAGAGGCTGCTAAGAGGGAAGTTTACGAAGAAACGGGAGCCCATGTTGAAGGATTGGAATGGTTTGCAGAATATGTTGTTTATACTGAACAGCCTTTTTGTAAAACGGTTTTTATCGGGAAGGTCGACCAAATAGACACCATTCCGCTTCTTGAGACAACAGGCATCATCATGCTAAAAGACTTAAAACTCACGGATGAATTTAGTTTCTTAATGAA includes:
- a CDS encoding Dps family protein — its product is MSNELNHELNVQVATWSVAYTKLHNFHWYVKGPSFFTLHVKFEELYNEATLHMDEIAERLLALGGKPVATMKEQLELSVVEEASSKESAEEMVDILVSDYDKIMKSLKKGMRLAAEDGDDMTEDMFNALHQNLEKHSWMLSAFLGEKK
- the ytkD gene encoding RNA deprotection pyrophosphohydrolase; translated protein: MQYQDLNGYSCELTFEKDRFSIESKHVLVICCYKGNWVLTRHNKRGLEFPGGKVESGESLQEAAKREVYEETGAHVEGLEWFAEYVVYTEQPFCKTVFIGKVDQIDTIPLLETTGIIMLKDLKLTDEFSFLMKDNGMATIIEKVKQLGKWDD